In Terriglobia bacterium, the DNA window TTCTCGCGCTGGTCGAGGTAGGAGCCGGTCTTTTGCCCTGTAGTGAGCGAGAGGGCGAGCTGTTTTCCGTCCTCGTTGACGACGATGGTTTCCGGCACGGGATCTCCCACGACCTGCTGGTGGAGTTCCAGGCCTTCGAGCTCCCGCACCCTGCTATCATTCCGGAAGAGGACGGAGCGCGGCTCGTAGCGTTCGGTGAGCAACCGCGTAAACAGCGGTTGAAGCGCATCCGTGGCCTGGATGAGGTTTTGAACGACGAGGGAATCGTTGTAGCGATCGACGATCAGGCCGGGCAGCAGGTCGCCTTCGGAAAAGACGCGGCGGCTGAGCAGCGGATCGGCTCCGATGCGTTGCCGCAGGTCGTCGGCCTGGTCGAGGCGTTTGCGGAAGAAAGCATCGCCGGTTTCGACGTCGCCGCGGCTGAGAAAACGGAGCGCGATCTGCGATTTCGAGCTGTAGAAAGCTTTGCCGAGGACGGTTCCGCGCTCGTCGCGCACGGAGACGATGCTTCCCGGCTCCGCGTCCTCTGTATTAATGATGTCGCTGCGGTACACCCAAAGGTGGCCGCGCCGGATGCGGTCGGTTCCGCGTTTTCGAATAATGCACATATCTGATTTCGATTATGAACTGCCGCCCGGGCGGATCGCGAGCGAGCCGGTGCGGCCGCGCGACGCCTCACGCATGATGGTAATGGACCGGGCGACGGGGCAATGGATCGACTCG includes these proteins:
- a CDS encoding class I SAM-dependent rRNA methyltransferase; its protein translation is MCIIRKRGTDRIRRGHLWVYRSDIINTEDAEPGSIVSVRDERGTVLGKAFYSSKSQIALRFLSRGDVETGDAFFRKRLDQADDLRQRIGADPLLSRRVFSEGDLLPGLIVDRYNDSLVVQNLIQATDALQPLFTRLLTERYEPRSVLFRNDSRVRELEGLELHQQVVGDPVPETIVVNEDGKQLALSLTTGQKTGSYLDQRENHRAARQYAYGRALDAFTYGGGFAVQIAEKCEQVDAVDISGAAVELARSNAERNGLNNIDCIEANAFDFLRERHKEGVRYDTIILDPPAFAKNKESLEGALRGYKEINNRAMRLLRPGGILITCSCSHHLSEGLFAEMLADAARDAGCWTRVLERRVQAPDHPILLSVPETLYLKCFILQVVY